The window CTGCGGCGGCGCCCGGGTGCGCCACCTGCTGATCGGCGGGCGGACTGTCGTCGATGATGGCGCCATCCCGGGCCTCGATCTCGTTCGCCTTCGATCCGACGCGGCGCGCGTGGTGACGCGCATCGCCGCATGACCTGACAGGGAGATACCTCATGCTGGCCACCCAACAACCGGTGCTTCGCCGCTTCTGGTACGCGATCATGCCGACCGAACGGCTCAAGGGCGGCCCGCAGCCGTTCACCCTGCTCGGCGAGCCCATCGTGTTGTTTCTCGATGCCAAGGGTGAGCCGGCGGCGCTGGAAGACCGCTGCTGCCATCGCACCGCGAAACTCTCCAAGGGCTGGTGCCGCAACGGCAACATCGTCTGCGGCTATCACGGCTGGGAATACGACCGCGACGGCAAACTGGTAATGATCCCGCAATTTCCGTTCGAGCAGCCGATCCCCGATGCCAAGGCGCGCGCGTTCCGCACACAGACCCGCTACGGCTATGTCTGGGTGGCGCTGGACGAGCCGCTGCGCGACATTCCCGACATTCCCGAGGACAGCGATCCCGCCTATCGCCGCATCTTCCAGTTCTACGACACCTGGAACACGGCGGCGCTGCGGCTGATGGAGAACTCGTTCGACAACGCGCATTTCGCCTTTGTGCACAAAAACACGTTCGGCGACATCGACCAGCCGCGGCCGGAGAAATACGAGATCGTCGAGACCGACTACGGCTTCGAGGCGGAGACCCTGATCACGGTGAAGAACCCGCCGATCGCGGCGAAGATCTCGGGCACCAGCGAGCCTTACACCAAGCGACACATGCGCAACAAATGGTTCATGCCGTTCTGCCGGCGGCTCGACATGGAATACCCTTCCGGCATCCGCCACATCATCTTCAACTGCGCCACCCCAATCGCCGACGGCAAGATCCAGGTGGTGCAGCTGTTGTTCCGCAACGACACCGAGGCGGACTGCTCCGCCCAGGAGCTGATCGACTGGGATGCCGCCATCATCGCCGAGGATCGCGATATCCTGGAATCCACCGATCCCGACGCCATCGTCGACATGGGCCGCAAGATCGAGAAGCACATGCCGTCCGATCGTCCCGGCATGCTGATGCGCAAGCGCCTGCTTGACCTGCTGCACGAACATGATGAGGAAGAAGTGCCAAAGCCGATGG is drawn from Bradyrhizobium prioriisuperbiae and contains these coding sequences:
- a CDS encoding aromatic ring-hydroxylating dioxygenase subunit alpha, whose protein sequence is MLATQQPVLRRFWYAIMPTERLKGGPQPFTLLGEPIVLFLDAKGEPAALEDRCCHRTAKLSKGWCRNGNIVCGYHGWEYDRDGKLVMIPQFPFEQPIPDAKARAFRTQTRYGYVWVALDEPLRDIPDIPEDSDPAYRRIFQFYDTWNTAALRLMENSFDNAHFAFVHKNTFGDIDQPRPEKYEIVETDYGFEAETLITVKNPPIAAKISGTSEPYTKRHMRNKWFMPFCRRLDMEYPSGIRHIIFNCATPIADGKIQVVQLLFRNDTEADCSAQELIDWDAAIIAEDRDILESTDPDAIVDMGRKIEKHMPSDRPGMLMRKRLLDLLHEHDEEEVPKPMAMDTGALERSHLAV